The genome window TGCTTGGTAGGGTGAGGGCTGGGGGATGTAGAGACAAACAGGACCCCAACCTAGTGGTCTGAAAACTTACAACCCTATGTGATGTGAGCCGAGTAACAGAAGCAATGATGAGCATCTGCTTATGTTCAGAGTGCCCTCTACAGTTTACAAAGCCCCAAACGTGTTTCTGCTTTACTCTCACAAAGGCTCAGTGAAGTAGGGAGGGAAGGCCTGCTCatctccattgtacagatgagcaAAGGAAGGCCCAGAGAGAAGGGGCTTGCCCAGACTGGCACAGATATAGGTGCCAAGCTCTACGACCCCCAGCCCAGTACTTGTTCTATGGTTCTGTTTCTTACGTGCAGCTTGGGCAGAGGAGAAAATCAGAAGCTGGGAATTCTGGGAAGAAAGAATCCCTTCGGACCTGgaacttccttctttcctccttctctttcttccttcccttatGCTGGTCACTGGGACACCACGATGAACAAGATACAACCCAGGCCCTCCTAGAGCTCACAGGCCAGTGAGGATAAAGACCTCTAATCAGGCACTTACTAGCTGGGGTACTAGAGGCCAGGCGGGAGGCACATAGCAGAGATGCCTGACCCAGCCTGGGAGAATCCTGGTGGTCTGCCTGTAGGAAGTGACACCTTGCCTGAGACCACCTCTATTCCTACTAACCTGGCTTGGTTCTAGCCCCATGTCCTCCAGATGACTGCCTGCTCTCCCGAAGGCTTCAGGTCCTGATGCCTGACATGAGTTATCATGTCCTGTGTGCAGGCCCAGCTCCTGGCTCATGCACGGGAGGCACTGAGCAACTCCTGGTGCCTAGTCCAGGACTTCGGCTCCACCCAGATAGGGATGGTGGGTTGGGGGTGAACTGTCCTCAGTGGCATGCACCTTTTTCTGTCTAGGAATCCACTCTGAGTGATGACTCCACGCCCCCCAGCAGCAGCCCCAAGATCCCCAGTGGGCCCCGGCAGGAGGCCAAATGTTCTTACCCCTACCACACGCTGTCTCAGTCTTCAGACGAGGTGAGCAAGGCTGGCCCAGGGTGCCCACGGAGTCCTGACCTCTGACTCTGCAAGGTGCTCAGGTCACAGGCCAAGCCTCCCCCTCACTCTCCTTGGTCTCTGCCCAGTTCCTGGATGAACCCCTCCCCGCTGTCCACCATTGGACCAGCCAGCAGGTGGGCCAGTGGCTGCAGAGCCTCAACCTGGAACAGTATGCTGCCGAGTTTGCTGCACGGCAGGTAGACGGGCCGCAGCTGCTGCAGCTGGATGGAAGCAAACTAAAGGTGGGTCAGAGCGGAAGGGCCATGACCCAGCCCAGTTACTTGAGGTGACTTTCAAGGATTGGAAGTCCCTCGTCCTGACCTTTGACCCTCAGCCCAGCCTCCTGGGCTGACCTTTTCACTCCATCTGTGGCCACTACCCTGACCTCTGACCTCTAGGCAAGGTCCTTGGTCTAATCTTTTGAGTTGTAGCATGAATCCCTAGTTTGACTTGAAACTCTAGTCCATGACTTCAGTGTGACCTTCAAGCTCCAGCCCTGGTCTCCAGGCTGACCTTGCCCTCTAGGATGACCCTTGATGCATATGAGTGTCCTGGGATCATGGGAAGCCACATCTCCCCCTGGTCAGCTTGGTCTGATTCTATCTCAGAGGCTAGTGGTAATGGTGGGCAGGGGGAGACTGTAGGGAGGGGGTGGGTGGCCTCTGACCTATAAGCTGGGAGGTTCCTGGCCTGTCTCCTGCTCTCTGCTGAGTTGCTTGGGGGCAGGGATGGTGAAAAGAGCCCCCAGGAAGTCTCTGGAAGTGAGGAGGGTCCTTGGgcactaactgtgtgaccttgggcaagtgactccccatctctgggcctcaggagGTTGGGCAGGGCCAGGCCAAGGCTGAAATACTGAGTGGCGGaatggtgggggaggaggaggaaacgcCTAATACCCCCAACCCTCATCTTTCCCAACCACACTCATTCCAAATTCTTGCTCTGGGGGTTCTGATCCATGGGCAGGTCACGGTGTGGGAGGCGGAGGCTCCACTCCAGGGAGGATTCAGAGCTCCACAGAGTACACCTGGGGCAAAAGGAGCCTCGGCGTGGGGGGCCAGGACCGGGAAGGTTCTGGGACTCTCTCCCTCACCCCGGACTCCTCCCCAGAGCCTGGGGCTCAGCAACTCGCATGACCGGGCACTGGTGAAGCGCAAGTTGAAGGAGATGGCAGCGGCTGCCGAGAAGGAGCGCAAGGCCCAGGAGAAGGCTGCGCGGCAGCGGGAGAAGCTCCGGCGCGGAGAGCAGGAGGCCAAGAAGAGCTAGGGGAGGGTGCACAGGCGCTGGCGCCCAGCAGGGGCAGCCACTGGCTCCACGGGCACAGGCCTCACCAGGGAGGCTGGACCTGGGTGCTGCACTTGGGCTAGCCTGGTCCCACGCTCTCAGGGGGGACATGCCCTCTCTTACCCTGTCACTTGGTCTAGACCCAGAGCCCCCAGAAAGGGAGACCCCAGGGAGAGGGCCTAGTAATAAATCCTATTTTGAGGACTTGTTTGGCACAGAGTTCCTGGGGGAGGAGCAGATGAAGGGGAGACGGAAGAGAGGCCAGGGCTGAGGCAAGTCTGGGAGCCTGGGTCAGGCTGTCCCATTGCCCTCAGGCCATTGTGGGGCTGCGGCGGAGGGGAGctaggaggcctgcctgcctgcttgcctGCCAGAGGCCCTGAGGCCACGCCCCAGGGCTCAGAGCTGGGCTGGGCATTTCAGCAGGAGCAGGTGTGGGGGCAGTTCCTCTCCACTCTCCCAGGGCGCTGTGTGGTGGGAGAGCTCTGTCCTGCCCCCCTAAGAGGCCAGTGGGCACTGCAGCCAGTCGCACTCAGGGTAGACTCCCAGCCAAACTCCTCAACAGGAGAGCAGAGAAAGCAGCCTGGGGCGAGTGCAGTCTTTGCCAGGACTCAAGAGGGGTGGATGAAcacccccttctccctctcccctcctctgtcCTGTGGGTCCCAGGGGGCGAGATGACATCCACACAGGTCTGCCTCTCAGGGCCCAGTCAAGACCTGGTCTTTGACCCATTCTCCAAGCCAGGACTCCCTTCACTTCCTGCTGCTTCCTCAGAGGGCACCTAAGCCCTCTTTGGGAGCTGAGCAAACAGGAACTGATAGGGACAGAGGGCACCACTTCCACCAGCCAAGGCCTAGGAGCTGCTGACCTGGTCAGCCCTCACCCCAGCCAGGCAGAGAGGCAAAACCTGGGGGTCCCTGGCAGCTACGAGATTGGAAAGGTTCATCAGCCCACCCCCATCTGCCCCAGGCATTGTCAGAATCAGTGGGCTCAGAACTGGCAGGCGGTGCAAGCTCTGCGTTCCTGGGCCACACTGAGGGCTGGGGCCAGCTCCCTGGATGGGGGTGGAGTTTACCAGCAGCCTGGGGACAGCATGTGTCCTTTTTAGGAAATGTCCTTGGAGGAAGTGTTCATGTGTGGCGCTGGTCAGCAGCTAGCCCCGCTTCCAGGACACCGGTCAGAGTTACCGATGAGGCCAGGGGGCTCCTGCTTGGAAACCCCTCCAGCTCCTCCCATCTGCCCAGAGCGACAGATGGCACCAATGCATGCTGGCTCTCTCATTCCTGCCCAGGGACTGTGGCTTACGGCCAGCACCCTGTACCTGGGACTCAGCCCTTATCCCCCCTCTGCTATCTGTGCTGGGAGAGGGGCTTCGGAGGGAAACAGATATGAGGACACTGGCACCatccgggcctggtggcagggcCATGGGAGGTTGGAAGGCACCCACATCCTTAAAGCCATCAGTAGCTATAGTGGGTGCCCACCTGCATGTGAAGGGGAGGCAGTTCtcaatttatttcaataaatacttatgatGTGCCAGTGACCAGAATTTCTGTCTGCTCCAGTTGTTGGGTTGGCTGGACTCTGCTGGGCCCTGAGTATGGTGGGACAACAGGTCTGTCACCAGGTGCTGGGCCATCCGGCGTTCTGAACAGATGGCTTTGCCCAGGGTTTTACTCACGGTCCTGAGCTGGGCCGGATGTCCCCAGCGCGTCATGTGGTGGTCACAGGACACTGCAGTGCGCATGTGTACACGTGCACGTGTGGGTCCCCTCCCCCAGGGATGCAGCCAGGCCAGTCTCATTCAGTCTCCTCTTTACTGTGGGTGTGGGTGTCACTCTCACTGCCACAGCCAGTGGGAGGGACACATAGCTTTAACCCCCGTGTGCTTAGGGGAAGGGTGGGGGCATTCAGGGTTATAAAACTAACTATATACACAGAGGGTCCTAGGGAGAAAGCCACCCTGAGCACACGTCTGGGCacagtgggggctgggggctggagctCAGGCAGGACGGACTGGGCTTGTGGAGGAGCGGGTGGGCATGAGCATGTGAGGACATGCTGGGAGGGCTCAGGAGGTGGCACAGACATTGCCAAGGCCACTGCAGGGCCTCGAGCAGCTTGGCTGGATGGCGAGCTCTCCATCTAACAAGATTCCTCCACTTTAGGGTTGGGCCCTGTGAGAGCCACCCTCTCCGCCACCGACCTTCAAGCCCCgagtggaggcagaggctgcaggaccAGCCTCATTCCCTACTCACGGGTGTAACTCCTTTCCCCACTCAGTCCCCAGGTCTGGAGGGCACCCAGCCTCTTCCTAACACTTCGACAGGCCAAGGCCAGGGTGCCTTTGTGGGCTGGGGGAATAAGGCAAACGGGACATCCACTTGGAAGGCCTGTGCTGTGGAGGGTGCTGAGGGGAACCCAGTACCCCTGGCAGAAAAGTGACAGCCCTGGTCTCAGAGAGGAGGACTGCCATGGGAAAATGTCTCTGGGACACCCCATCAGGGTGGAGACATCCCCAACCCTCAGACATCGCCCACAGAGATGGGGAGGCCACCGAGGGGTCTCCACGGAGACGGACTGGCACTTAGGGACCATCACAGACCTATCACCGCAGTGAATTCCATAGAGACAGAACCTGGTCATCAGGGAGAACCCACCCCCTGCTCCCCCAGGAGGACGGTGAGGGGCACCACGGTGGGGGGACCCAGAGGCGGCAGTCCGTCCCCTCAGGTGCAGATGCGCGGCGGCCCTTCGCTGACGCGGTACGTGGACGTGTTCTTGGGCTCCGTGCTGGGCACACACCAGTCGCCGGCCTCCTGGATGGTCTGGTAGTGGCGCCAGGCTGACTTGTTGTAGACAGGCAGGCGCTCCACCGAGTCCGTGGACAGGGCCTGGGGAGTGCCAGGGTCAGCCCCTCTACCTCCCTGGGCGTTGTCCACTCCTCAGCAGACCACCCCACCCCAGCTCAGCGGCAGCCCAGCTGCCAGACACAGGGGCCTGGAAAGACCACGAAAGGGTGGTCCCTCCTGTGTCCCGCTCCTGCCCATTCAAGCAAGCAGCTCCCTctaagggagggagagggagggggaggaggctgggctaTGTGACTCTGAGCAAGTCACCAGCTCCGGGCCTCAGTCTTCTCCTCTGAACTGAATGGCAAGACCTAGGGTGTCCCCTTCCTTTTGGGTCTAACAAGTCAAGGGGTCCCAGCACAGGGGTCTTAATCATAGACCACAGACTCCCCTAAATTCCCTGACAAGCTGTGCGCGTCTGGGGATTGAGGGTTCTTCAGGTTGAGGAACTGTAGCTTTGCTTGGATTCTTAGAGTCTGGGGCCAGGGAAGGATTAGGGGGATGGAAAGGAAAGCTCGCAGCTGGCCAAGCCTGCCCAGGTCCTATCAGCAAACCTCTTCTCCAGCTGGGCTCTGCGGGAAGGGCCCTCACCTTGAGATAGATGACAGCATCGGTCCCAAAGCCTTCCATGGAGAAGAGCTGCAGGTCTCCCTGGAAGTACTTGGCGTAGAGGCGGGAAATGGGGAGCCCGTAACCAAAGCCAGCCTGCAGCGGGGCAGGAAGGCCGTGAGGATGAGGAGGCTGGCAGGGGCCTCCTGGAGCTGCAGGGATTGACGCAGGGAGGGAAGGGTGTGCAGCTAGGGTCACACGGCGGGGGTCCCAGAGCTGGGAGGGGACATGTGGGAGGGGACACTGAGGCAAGAAGTGCGTGTGGGGTGAATGGGGGAATCATGAATGCGGGAGGGAGGCTTGGCAGGGACAGGAGTTCCGCTCAGGGGCCAGGAAGTCACAGCAGGCCCCACGGCTCCTTTGAATCTCAAGTTCTCTAACAGGGAGGTGCTGACAAGTTGGACAACACCAGGAGAAAGGTAGAAATTGGGGGTTTGGGAGCTACAGAGGAGAGGGAAGATGGGGGAAAGGTGACAGAGAGACATCCGACAGGTGAGATCTGTGCAGACTGGGGAGATGTGGGAGGTGCAGGGGCCCAGATTCAAGACAGGTGACTGTCACAGATGGCCACACAGGAGCTGAGTGAGCAGGGACATAAGGAAGTGAGTGAGGAGGAGAGAAGCCTCCctcaggaggtgggaggagctgAGGTGAAGCCATCTCACCAGCGGTGTCCCCCCGGTGCCAGGCTGGGGGGTGGGTGCTGTGGAGTACATGTAGCTGAAGAGTCGCTCAATCTTCCTCAAGGGAACACCCCCACCTCGGTCACTCATCTGGGAGAGATGGGACGTGTCAGGGATTCTTTAGAGCTCAGTTTCCCCACCCTGCCCAATACCCCTGACCTTCTCATGgtcttccccacccccaggatCTGCCCACCATGTAGGAGAAAAGGAGAGCCTGTCTCCTGGCAGGAGGGAAGTCCCCACTACTGCTCCCTGGTCCCCAAGGTCAAAGGGTCACATACCTTGATGGACAGATCTTCCTCGCCCAAGGCCACCATGACCTTGATGGGTGGGAGAATGAGGCTGGACTCATGGCTTTCCACAGTCGCCCGCATGGCATTCTGCGGAGGGGCAGAGGTAAGAGATGCATGGGAGAAGCCAGCCCTACTCACGCTCCCCGCAAAGCAGCGGCTCCCAGCCTCCTCACCTTGAAGAGCTCAAAGAGCATGTGGTAGAGGTGGGAGGGAACGTAGACCATGTGAATCGGCTGTTTGGAGTTGGCTGCTGCAGGGCAAGTCAGGACCAAGGGTCAGGAAACTGTCAGGAGGTCACTGCTCAACCACCTTACCCAAAGGACGCACCCCCTCCCACAAAGTTCTAACTGAGTGCATGGCTGCCCAGCGAGAGACTAAATCCCCAGCCTCCTTTGAGCTGGGGTAGCCAGTGACTCATGGAAGTGATGCATTCAATTCTTGGGCCCTGCCTTCCACACCCTTGTTCCCTTCCTCCAGGCTAGAATTGAATCAGGGGTCGGGAGCCAGCCCTGACCTGTCCAGCAAGGGGCTGGCGAGAGGGAAACCTCTCTCTTAAGTAAGCCACTGGTATTGGGGTTCTAGGAAAGCCACCAAGCTGATATACAATCTAACacgcccctcctccccacccctgttGAGTTAccccattttatttccttcctgtcACTTGTCATGATCTGAGATGGTCTTGTTTATTTACATGTTAATTGGCTGAAGGCCCCATTCCATAATCTCCCTAGCACCAAAAATGTAAGGTCCATGAGAACTGGGACCATTTCTGTCTTGCttactctttcattcattcattcactcaatttcttatttgtttgagatgaagtctcgctctgtctcccaggctggagtgcagtggtatgatctcagctcacagcctcccaggttcaagtgattctcttgtctcagtctcccaagtagctggattataagcatgtgccatcaggcccggctaatttttgtatttttagtagagacagggtttcaccatgttgcccaagctggtctcaaactcctgactcaagtgattcgcctgccttagcctcccaaagtgctgagattacaggtgtgagccactgtgcccagcccaaatatttatcaaatgaattaacaatacaataataactCTGCTTCTCCCCATCTAGAAAACAGTCCATCTCCCAACTCCCCGTCTCACCTTGCCCTGCCGTGTCCCCGGCCccaagacagacacacacacagccccgctCACTCACCATTGATCTCCTGGATCTCCAGGTCAGGTGAGGCCATGTAATATTTGTCACACAGGAGCTTAGCCATGTCATAGGCATCTGAGAGAAGATGGGGTCATTCAGGGCATGGGTGGCCCACCCAGCAGGCAGTCCTCTTGACATTGACACTGGGGACCACCAGCACTAAACCCATGGCACCCCTTACTGAGGAACGAGTCACCCTCTGGCCAGGTAAGCTTGGAGGGGTCCCTGGGGCTCTTCTGCGGGCCAGGCACCGTGGGAATGGCTCACCTTTGACCACCTCAGAGACGTTGCAGTTGGGGTCGATGCTGCCGATGTGTTTGGGATGGGCTGGGTTGGTGCTGCCATCAAAGATGAGGGCTGCAGGCAGGAAGAGAGGATGCTGTTGGCTGGGCTGCAGTCTGTCCCAGCGCTCCCTCTTCCCCTGggctctccttctctctctactTTCACCTCCaatgcctctgtaggctccagtCCTAAAGCTGCCTGCTCCCCTGCTTCTGTCCTCCCTTCCCTGACCCCTGAACCCTCCAGCCCTGGCTTAGGCCGTTTTTAAACCTTTGCAAACCTGAAACAGACATCTTTTCAGAGGTCTCTCCCCACATCACATCTCCACACtgcatttgttcttttctttgacTATAACATTCTAAGAGAACTCTTACCACCTTGCTTTGGAAATTATTTGAGCATGAGGAACTTGTTTAATTTATGACCGGCTACAACCCTCAAAAATCATAGTGAATCCTCCTGGAGTAAGAAACTCTAAACAACAAATTGTTTTTGAACATAATGAGAGTTTTTATAAATACTAaattaaacattcttttaaagatgtgacataattttacattttgcaaacattgaaaacaaaacgtttttgaaatggaaaatgaatgagaaagaaaaattttatttttctatgttggAGCCATTAACTCCATAGTTACTGGAGTAACTATTCAAAGACTCCCTTTGTGGGGTTCTGAAGAGTGGTCTAGGTCCCCTCAGCAGCCCGGCCCTGGGCCCCAGCACTGCCCCCCCATCGCCCGCCCCCCGCCGCCGTGGCCGGCACCCACTGTGCTGGGTGATGAGCATGCGGATGGAGATGCGGCTGAGGTAGAAGCGGTCCAGGAAGTACTGGATGTTCTGGTTGGAGACGGGGTCATCGCCATAGGTGTCCTTGTACTCAAGCACGCCTTGTGCCATGGTGGGCACCACGTCATTGTGCCGGTTCCGGATGGTGACCAGGGCGTCAGTGAACCTGTGGGGCAGGGCAGGTGCTCACATGGGACACCCCCAGACTCTCCTCCGCTTCTGACTCCCCTCTCCACGGTGTCTTCACCCACTCTACCCTTCCCAATCCGATGGACTCCCAatgccctccctgctcctcccaaAGCCTGTTCTGATCTTTTAGCTGCCTGCCGGCAGGCTTCCCACTCAAAAGCCCGGAGTTCTCATCCTccccagggcagggcctgggtctTGCCCACCGGGCTCAGGGAACAGAGAGAATGGAGTCCATGTCTCTCCCATCAAACCTGGGGCTCCCTGAAGCAGAGTCTGTTTCCCCCCTTAGACTGGATGTTCCTGAGGGCAGGGGTCTCTTCTTCCATCCTGCTGTACTTCTGCCCCAGGGGCTGCAACCCCAGATGCCTGTGGCCAACACCTGCCTTCCTGCCTCACCCAGGGTCCCCACTCACTGGCTCAGGGTGCGATGGTCCTCGGGATCCTTGTCCAGGAACTCCATGATGTCCAGGAGGCTCTGGACATACCTGTgcgggggagggaggggacaCAGCCTCAGCTTCAGGCGGCCAGCCCCTCCTCACCCACTTCAGCTGGGCCTCGCTCTTGTCCTGCTCCTACGCGGGCCCCACACAGAGCTGCCGACAAGCCGCCTCACtatttttcttcatccatttcATTTGTATGTGAGTCTCCCTGACAACCCAGTCAGTTATGCAAGAAAACTTCAAATTTGCTGGTCCCCCGTTTAGCACCTTTGCTTTGGAATCCTAGAATAGTCCTCTCAGAAGGGGCTTGGAGATGATCCCATCCAAGAGGCCTCACagatcaggagactgaggctgagatggggcaGGGAGACTGGACCTAGCGCCTGCAGTGGGGGAAGGCAGGGAGGTGCATcaacttctctgagccccagCGTGGAAACAGCTCCTAATGTTTCTCCCCCCGGGGTGTTGCTGCATCCAGCAGGCACAATGGCAGAGGGGCCAGCACAGGGCCTCCCAGAGTGACCCCTGACAGAGTGGCCAGCACAGGGCCTCCCAGAATGACCCCTGAGCTGGGGTGCCCTGGGCCAGGCACCTGCCTAGGCAATTGGATTCTAAAATGGCAGGTGGGAAGGACCCAAAGGTGGGGTGGGTGTGCCTTGTTCTGTCCCCAGGGGGGGCTGGGGCCCATGGAGAGTCCAGAGAAGCTCACTCTACTGCAAAAGGCCAGGTAGCAGTGGGTGATGCCCTGCCGCCCCTCCCATCTACAGGCCTGATGGGGAGGCCAGTTTTCCCTGGGCTAAGAGAAGAGCTTGATGCTCTAAAAGGAGCATCAAGAATTCCTGaactcggccaggtgtggtggctcacacctgtaatcccagcactctgggaggctgaggtgggcaaatcacctgaggtcaggagttcaagaccagcctggccaacatggcgaaaacctgtctctactaaaaatgcaaaaattagctgggcatggtggcacatgcctgtaatcccagctactcaggaggctgagggaggagaatcgcttgaacttgtgaggcaatggttgcagtgagctgagatcgctctattgcactccagcctgggtgacagagcgagactctgtccccccaaaaaagaagcCCTGAATTCAGGGACAGCAGCAGGCCTCCTTCTGCAAGGGAGTCAGGCCCACCTGTGGTGGCAGATGGTACCAAGCTGGAGCTACTGTGCCCGTGCCCTGGGGAGCCATGACCTGTTTCCCTGCTAACATGCCCGGTCTGTGGCTTGTTCCTTTGGGGAAGGCAGGAAGAGCCTCTCTCTGGAAGAAACACTTATAACCAGGAGGAAGGGGGTCTACCTAGAGCCCTGCAGTGCCGAGGGCCCCAGGGGCCCAACAGTGTTTCTAGAAAAGGCCCCTCCACACGAGGACTCATTCCCATGTCCACAGTGTTCTGACCTTCACTGTAACCTGTAACATGTAGGCAGGCAGGAATCAGCCCCATGCACAGCATCCCCCAGGGAGGCGTCAGCAGCCCCATAGCTAGT of Nomascus leucogenys isolate Asia unplaced genomic scaffold, Asia_NLE_v1 Super-Scaffold_258, whole genome shotgun sequence contains these proteins:
- the PDK2 gene encoding pyruvate dehydrogenase kinase, isozyme 2 isoform X1; protein product: MRWVWALLKNASLAGAPKYIEHFSKFSPSPLSMKQFLDFGSSNACEKTSFTFLRQELPVRLANIMKEINLLPDRVLSTPSVQLVQSWYVQSLLDIMEFLDKDPEDHRTLSQFTDALVTIRNRHNDVVPTMAQGVLEYKDTYGDDPVSNQNIQYFLDRFYLSRISIRMLITQHTLIFDGSTNPAHPKHIGSIDPNCNVSEVVKDAYDMAKLLCDKYYMASPDLEIQEINAANSKQPIHMVYVPSHLYHMLFELFKNAMRATVESHESSLILPPIKVMVALGEEDLSIKMSDRGGGVPLRKIERLFSYMYSTAPTPQPGTGGTPLAGFGYGLPISRLYAKYFQGDLQLFSMEGFGTDAVIYLKALSTDSVERLPVYNKSAWRHYQTIQEAGDWCVPSTEPKNTSTYRVSEGPPRICT
- the PDK2 gene encoding pyruvate dehydrogenase kinase, isozyme 2 isoform X2 encodes the protein MKEINLLPDRVLSTPSVQLVQSWYVQSLLDIMEFLDKDPEDHRTLSQFTDALVTIRNRHNDVVPTMAQGVLEYKDTYGDDPVSNQNIQYFLDRFYLSRISIRMLITQHTLIFDGSTNPAHPKHIGSIDPNCNVSEVVKDAYDMAKLLCDKYYMASPDLEIQEINAANSKQPIHMVYVPSHLYHMLFELFKNAMRATVESHESSLILPPIKVMVALGEEDLSIKMSDRGGGVPLRKIERLFSYMYSTAPTPQPGTGGTPLAGFGYGLPISRLYAKYFQGDLQLFSMEGFGTDAVIYLKALSTDSVERLPVYNKSAWRHYQTIQEAGDWCVPSTEPKNTSTYRVSEGPPRICT